A genomic window from Carassius auratus strain Wakin chromosome 19, ASM336829v1, whole genome shotgun sequence includes:
- the LOC113119082 gene encoding tripartite motif-containing protein 16-like: protein MAEASVFSVEQFSCPVCLDLLKDPVAIPCGHSYCMSCITDCWDQEDQKRVYSCPQCRQTFSPRPALGKNTMLAEVVEKLKKTKLKAAVPAGSGDVECDICTGRKQKAVKSCLVCLESYCKTHFERHEEFRSGKRHKVTDATGRLQQMICQKHEKLLEVFCRTDQQCVCVLCMTDEHKNHETVSTAAERTEKEKHLKETQSEIQQRIQQRQKDLEQLRDAVESHKRSAQTAVEDSERIFTELIRSIERSRSEVTQRIRDQEKTAVSRAEGQMERLEQEIEDLKKRNTELEQLSHTDDHIHFLQSLQSLSAPPESTENISDSFLFSFDGVRESVRQLRLKLEDFCKEEMKKISVSNIVPRSREDFLQYRHQFTLDPNTAQKRLCLSEGNRLVTYTHTVQPYPDHPDRFDGYYQVLCRESVSGRCYWELEWSGSVVNISVSYKSISRKGSGNECVFGGNDQSWRLFCSSSSFSFWHDNKETKLPVSSSCRRIGVYVDHRAGTLSFYSVSDSMNLIHTVQTTFTQPLYPGFIVWDSVKLSDLTT from the exons ATGGCTGAAGCCAGTGTTTTTTCAGTCGAGCAGTTCAGCTgtccagtgtgtctggatctcctgaaggatcctgtggccattccctgtggacacagttactgtatgagctgcattacagactgctgggatcaagaggatcagaagagagtctacagctgtcctcagtgcagacagaccttcagtccaagacctgctcTAGGTAAaaacaccatgctggctgaagtggtggagaaactgaagaagaccaaACTAAAAGCTGCTGTTCCTGCTGGATCTGGAGACGTGGAGTGTGACATCTGTACTGGAAGAAAACAGAAAGCTgtcaagtcctgtctggtgtgtctgGAGTCTTACTGTAAAACTCACTTTGAGCGTCATGAAGAGTTTCGTTCTGGAAAGAGACACAAAGTGACTGATGCCACTGGACGACTGCAGcagatgatctgccagaaacatgagaagcTTCTGGAGGTTTTCTGTCGTACTGACCAGCAATGTGTTTGTGTACTTTGTATGACAGATGAACATAAAAACCATGAGACTGTGTCAACTGCAGCAGAGAGGACAGAGAAAGAG AAACACTTGAAGGAGACACAGAGTGAAatccagcagagaatccagcagagacAGAAAGATCTTGAGCAGCTGAGAGACgctgtggagtctcataag cgctctgcacagacagcagtggaggacagtgagaggatctttactgagctcatccgctccattgagagaagccgctctgaggTGACACAGcggatcagagatcaggaaaagactgcagtgagtcgagctgaaggacAAATGGAGCGACTGGAGCAAGAGATTGAAGATCTGAAGAagagaaacactgagctggagcagctttcacacacagacGATCACATCCATTTCCTGCAG AGTCTTCAGTCTCTCTCAGCTCCTCCTGAATCTACAGAAAACATCTCTGAcagtttcctcttttcttttgatGGAGTGAGAGAATCTGTCCGTCAGCTGAGACtcaaactggaggatttctgcaaagagGAGATGAAAAAGATATCTG TCAGTAACATTGTTCCCAGGAGCAGAGAGGACTTCCTACAAT atcgtCATCAGTTCACTCTGGATCCAAACACTGCACAGAaacgtctctgtctgtctgaaggGAACAGATTGGTGACTTACACTCACACAGTTcagccgtatcctgatcatccagacagatttgatggtTATtatcaggtgttgtgtagagagagtgtgagtggacgctgttactgggagcttGAGTGGAGTGGGAGTGTTGTgaatatatcagtgtcatataagagcatcagcaggaagggatctggtaatgagtgtgtgtttggaggtaatgatcagtcctggagacTGTTCTGCTCTTCCTCTAGTTTCTCATTCTGGCACGATAACAAAGAGACTAAACTCCCTGTTTCCTCCAGCTGcaggagaataggagtgtatgtggatcacagagcaggaactctgtccttctacagcgtctctgactcAATgaacctcatccacacagtccagaccacattcactcagccgctaTATCCTGGGTTTATTGTTTGGGATTCAGTCAAACTCTCTGATCTGACAACATAA